One window of the Pyrus communis chromosome 17, drPyrComm1.1, whole genome shotgun sequence genome contains the following:
- the LOC137723198 gene encoding disease resistance protein RPV1-like, whose protein sequence is MEELWCLYLDGTAIMELPSSIENLTGLDTLKINGCLGLQGLPSSICQLKSLRDVSLSGCSSFEKFPEISKVTEGFTYLYLDKTALKELLSSIINLSGVESLNLEGCRGLKSLPCSIWELKCLRDVNLSRCSKFHKFPEISMVVKGLSSLRLDETAIEELPSSIKHLTGLSTLNLRGCRGLKVLPSSIFQLKSLRDVTLSGCSNFEKFPEISEATKVLTYRSLDRTAIRELASSIENLKGLVSLNLKDCRELKSLPSSICQLKSLKYGTLSGCPKLEVLPISKYSEVMKESNQCSTKYVTATKFGQLVVASDLIFYQPVDGVVVDGVNVLLIPLGLDCLFLGKFGCSCLWGYGDGLL, encoded by the exons ATGGAAGAGCTCTGGTGCCTTTATTTAGATGGGACCGCAATTATGGAACTACCCTCGTCAATTGAAAATCTTACCGGGCTGGATACTTTGAAGATAAATGGTTGTCTTGGCCTTCAAGGCCTTCCAAGCAGCATCTGCCAACTCAAGTCTCTTAGAGATGTTTCTCTTTCTGGCTGCTCAAGTTTTGAGAAGTTTCCTGAGATTTCAAAAGTTACAGAAGGGTTCACTTACCTTTATTTAGATAAGACAGCACTTAAAGAACTTCTCTCATCAATTATAAATCTTTCCGGGGTCGAATCTTTGAACCTAGAAGGTTGCCGAGGCCTTAAAAGTCTTCCATGCAGCATCTGGGAACTCAAGTGCCTTAGAGATGTCAATCTTTCTCGTTGCTCAAAATTTCATAAGTTTCCAGAGATTTCAATGGTTGTGAAGGGGTTATCGAGTCTTCGTTTGGATGAGACTGCAATTGAAGAATTGCCTTCGTCGATAAAACATCTTACTGGGCTGAGTACTTTGAATCTCAGAGGTTGCCGAGGGCTTAAAGTTCTTCCAAGCAGCATATTTCAACTCAAGTCCCTCAGAGATGTTACTCTTTCTGGCTGTTCAAATTTTGAGAAGTTTCCAGAGATATCAGAAGCTACGAAGGTGCTTACGTACCGTTCTTTAGATAGGACTGCAATAAGAGAACTGGCGTCATCAATTGAAAATCTTAAGGGTCTTGTTTCTTTGAATCTTAAGGACTGCAGAGAACTTaagagtcttccaagcagcatATGTCAACTCAAGTCCCTCAAATATGGCACTCTTTCTGGTTGTCCAAAGCTTGAGGTGCTTCCAA TTTCCAAGTATTCAGAAGTTATGAAGGAGAGCAATCAGTGCTCCACCAAATATGTGACTGCAACTAAGTTTGGTCAGTTGGTTGTTGCTTCAGATCTGATTTTCTATCAACCTGTTGATGGAGTTGTGGTTGATGGAGTTAATGTGTTGTTGATACCTTTGGGGCTGGATTGTCTATTTCTGGGAAAGTTTGGCTGTAGCTGCTTATGGGGCTATGGAGATGGGTTGTTGTAG